The sequence below is a genomic window from Nitrospirota bacterium.
GTTACCGGGCATTCTGTCCGCCAAGCAGATCAGGCTGTGATCTGATCTGACGAGAAGGGGCCATCTGCGGCGTTGTCGCTCTTTCGGTTCCACGGCCGCCTCACCGTCTCGGCGGCGCTCGTGGCTTGGCGCCACTTCTTCGTGGCGCCACTCGCCTCACGTAACGACCCGGTGCGCTGCGGCTCCGCCTGGCATCTGATTCCTTCTCGCCGGCCAGATCGGCTCACGATGATTCGGTTATGACCCGCTCCAAACCCACGGAACGCTCGCTCCTTCCAAAAGGGATGGCCACGCTGTTGCCTGCCGCCGCCGCCGTGCGACAGGGCCTGGAGCGTACGGCATTGGACGTCTTTAAGAGCTGGGGCTACGAAGAAATCATCACGCCCCTGTTCGAGTACTTGGACGTTATCACCCCGGGGCTCGGTCCCGGATTGGTCGAAAAAGTGTACACGGTGGCTGACCGCAGCACGGGGCGTGTGATGGTCCTCCGTCCCGACGTCACGCCCCAGATCGCCCGCATGGCGGCCACCGTCCTACGCGACACTGCGCGGCCCTTGCGTTTGTGTTACGGAACCAACGTGTTTCGCTACGAGGACGAACACGCGGGGCATGAGCGAGAGATTTTTCAGCTCGGCGCCGAGCTGATCGGTCCGTCGGCTCCGTCCGCCGACGCGGAGATGTTGGCCCTTGCGGTTGACGTGCTCGACCGGTTCGGTCTCGCGAGCGCGACGGTCGCGGTGGGGCACGTGGGGTTTTTCCGCGGCTGGCTGGCGGAGGCGGATGCGTCGCCGGATCTGGCGCCGCAACTGGAGGATGCCGTTGCAAAGAAGGAGCGGAGTCTGGTCATCGACCTCCTGACGCACGGCGGCCACACGCGCGCCGCGGCCGCCCGGTTGGCGGGCCTCCTCGATCTCATGGGTCCTGAATCCGTACTGGCGCGGGCGACGTCGGTGGTGGACAACCCGTCGGCGCGGGACGCGGTGGCGTCGCTGCGCGAGACCGCCCGCCAGGCGAGAGACTACGGCATTACGAAGTCGCTGGTGTTCGATCTCGCCGAGATCCGTAACAGGGAATATTACTCCGGGCTCATCTTCGAGCTGTTCGCCGATGGCGTCGGGTACGAAGTCGGACGCGGAGGTCGCTACGATGATTTGATTGGGCGATACGGCGCTCCGGAGCCCTCCACCGGGTTCGCGATCCACCTGGAGCGGCTTCAGCAGGGACTCGATCGCACCCGCGCGCGAGCGCCGGTCGCGTCGGTTCAGGCGTTGGTCGTGGCGGAGCGCGGTTCGGGCCCGGCCATTAGGTTGGCCCGTGAACTGCGCGGAGCGGGTCTTCCCGTGGCGATGTGGAACGAGGACGGTCGCGGGCCGGTCGAGTATGCACGGGAGCTGGGAATCCCCTGGGTCGTGGCTCCGGGTCCGGTGAGACGCCGCGTGACGTTGACCTCGATGCGGTCCGGTCGATCCAGACGGCTGTCGGTCGGGGCGTGCGTAGCTCTG
It includes:
- the hisZ gene encoding ATP phosphoribosyltransferase regulatory subunit — translated: MTRSKPTERSLLPKGMATLLPAAAAVRQGLERTALDVFKSWGYEEIITPLFEYLDVITPGLGPGLVEKVYTVADRSTGRVMVLRPDVTPQIARMAATVLRDTARPLRLCYGTNVFRYEDEHAGHEREIFQLGAELIGPSAPSADAEMLALAVDVLDRFGLASATVAVGHVGFFRGWLAEADASPDLAPQLEDAVAKKERSLVIDLLTHGGHTRAAAARLAGLLDLMGPESVLARATSVVDNPSARDAVASLRETARQARDYGITKSLVFDLAEIRNREYYSGLIFELFADGVGYEVGRGGRYDDLIGRYGAPEPSTGFAIHLERLQQGLDRTRARAPVASVQALVVAERGSGPAIRLARELRGAGLPVAMWNEDGRGPVEYARELGIPWVVAPGPVRRRVTLTSMRSGRSRRLSVGACVALLRRGRRSQGRAT